Proteins from a single region of Methanoculleus horonobensis:
- a CDS encoding RPA family protein: MKPQGTFEREPARRVFASELRETRYQFKDGEDEKSPTYVILPSGIRSNRIFIVGTLTEKQRQGDQNIFYRGRVVDPTGTFFIMAGSYQPEAMQQLARIEPPAFVAVVGKPNLYTTPDGNCLVSVRVESITVVDRETRDLWVLDTARETLDRLDAFGTTDDSKKAQEEYGTQPDLYRKIVYDALSQVQL, from the coding sequence ATGAAGCCCCAGGGCACGTTCGAGCGCGAACCGGCTCGCAGGGTCTTTGCATCCGAGCTCCGCGAGACCCGCTACCAGTTCAAGGACGGCGAGGACGAAAAGAGCCCGACCTACGTCATCCTCCCGAGCGGGATCCGGAGCAACCGGATCTTCATCGTCGGGACGCTGACGGAGAAGCAGCGGCAGGGCGACCAGAATATCTTCTACCGCGGAAGGGTGGTCGACCCGACGGGCACCTTCTTCATCATGGCGGGCTCCTACCAGCCCGAGGCGATGCAGCAACTTGCCCGGATAGAGCCGCCGGCCTTCGTCGCCGTCGTCGGGAAACCGAACCTCTACACGACCCCGGACGGGAACTGCCTGGTCTCGGTCCGCGTGGAGTCGATCACGGTCGTGGACCGCGAGACCCGCGACCTCTGGGTGCTCGATACCGCTCGCGAGACCCTTGACCGGCTCGACGCGTTCGGCACCACCGACGACTCGAAGAAGGCCCAGGAGGAGTACGGGACGCAGCCCGACCTCTACCGGAAGATCGTCTACGACGCTCTCTCCCAGGTGCAGTTGTAG